A single genomic interval of Sander lucioperca isolate FBNREF2018 chromosome 9, SLUC_FBN_1.2, whole genome shotgun sequence harbors:
- the LOC118495863 gene encoding PEX5-related protein-like has product MTCNCPCVPVQDYLLWNRLGATLANGDRSEEAVEAYGRALELQPGFIRSRYNLGISCINLGAHREAVSNFLTALNQQRQSQRCSHQQMSANIWAALRIAVSMLDRPELFQAASAGDLDLLMQVFDVGDV; this is encoded by the exons CTGTAACTGTCCGTGCGTTCCTGTTCAGGACTACCTGCTGTGGAACCGTCTGGGCGCCACGTTGGCGAACGGAGACCGCAGTGAGGAGGCGGTGGAGGCGTACGGCAGAGCTCTGGAGCTGCAGCCCGGATTCATCCGGTCCAGATACAACCTGGGAATCAGCTGCATCAACCTGGGAGCTCACAG GGAGGCGGTCAGTAACTTCCTGACAGCTCTGAACCAGCAGCGGCAGAGTCAGCGGTGCAGCCATCAGCAGATGTCGGCGAACATCTGGGCTGCCCTGCGTATCGCCGTCTCCATGCTGGACCGGCCCGAGCTGTTCCAGGCCGCCAGCGCCGGCGACCTGGACCTGCTGATGCAGGTGTTCGACGTGGGCGATGTCTGA